In Sardina pilchardus chromosome 8, fSarPil1.1, whole genome shotgun sequence, a genomic segment contains:
- the sytl1 gene encoding synaptotagmin-like protein 1 isoform X3 — translation MMMVTEMRKRKRSTEGGEKSWMYHEFSSETRVPPIPRPRVKTPLQVCVNCEDENDKNSESKVSTHGDVSLVGRGEEEDAEESISEPPPSSLQDTDSISILELDPIRIGSTNSLQYNTTWNGSVTSLMSVGEIGDAVVSGRIQFSLQYHHHKEELVVYVYRCQDLAQARRNRTNPYVKVYLLPDMSSQSKRKTTVKKKTVNPIYNEIFTYKVADIRGRVLSLSVWHTEALRANVFLGAVEAQLNHWDWEKSQPGWHSLQPRFLMDPAMGTTTGTILLSMKFVPSGAEGSGLPPTGELHIWLREAAVISSKHRVPSTFVKSCVLPDENQSSGQRTRVIRRSASPVFNHTMVYDGIHASDLTHICVEMTVWDKHALAAHCLGGVRFSTGAGVSYEQTVLWMDSSEEEQKVWMAVMNNHNRWVETALPLRTDLQPYT, via the exons atgatgatggtgaccgagatgaggaagaggaagaggagcacagAAGGGGGTGAGAAGTCTTGGATGTATCATGAATTCAG TTCCGAGACCAGGGTGCCTCCCATACCTCGGCCAAGAGTCAAAACACCTCTGCAAGTCTGTGTCAAT TGTGAAGATGAAAATGATAAGAATTCAGAAAGCAAAG TCTCCACACATGGTGATGTGTCTCTAGTAGGAAGAGGTGAGGAAGAAGACGCTGAGGAGAGCATCTCTGAGCCGCCGCCCTCCtcactgcag GACACTGACTCCATCAGCATTTTGGAGCTTGATCCAATCAGAATTGGCTCAACCAACAGTTTGCAGTACAATACTACG TGGAATGGCAGTGTGACAAGTTTGATGAGTGTTGGGGAAATCGGGGATGCGGTTGTGAGTGGACGAATCCAGTTCTCCCTGCAGTACCACCACCACAAGGAGGAGCTTGTAGTGTATGTGTATCGCTGTCAGGATCTTGCGCAAGCCCGCAGAAACCGCACAAACCC GTATGTAAAGGTCTATTTGCTGCCGGATATGTCCAGTCAGAGTAAAAGGAAGACAACTGTGAAGAAGAAAACAGTTAACCCAATCTACAACGAGATCTTCACA TATAAGGTAGCTGACATTAGGGGTCGCGTTTTGTCGCTGTCCGTGTGGCATACCGAGGCCCTGAGGGCCAATGTGTTCCTGGGGGCAGTGGAGGCCCAACTGAACCACTGGGACTGGGAGAAGAGCCAACCCGGCTGGCACTCCCTACAGCCCAGA TTCCTCATGGATCCTGCCATGGGAACTACCACAGGAACCATACTGCTCTCCATGAAGTTCGTGCCATCTGGCGccgaag GCTCTGGCCTGCCCCCTACAGGAGAGTTGCACATCTGGCTTAGGGAAGCTGCGGTCATCTCTTCAAAACACAGAGTTCCCAGCACATTCGTCAAAAG CTGTGTGTTACCAGATGAGAACCAGTCTAGTGGCCAGAGGACTCGCGTGATCAGACGCTCAGCGTCTCCGGTGTTCAACCACACCATGGTGTACGATGGCATCCACGCGTCTGacctcacacacatctgtgtggaGATGACCGTGTGGGACAAGCACGCTCTCGCCGCACACTGTTTGGGAGGAGTGAGGTTCAGCACAGGCGCCG gtgtcagCTATGAGCAGACAGTGCTCTGGATGGACTCATCGGAGGAGGAGCAGAAAGTGTGGATGGCAGTCATGAACAATCACAACCGCTGGGTAGAGACTGCTCTCCCACTAAGAACTGACCTACAGCCCTACACCTGA
- the sytl1 gene encoding synaptotagmin-like protein 1 isoform X1 — MEVELGELTDEEAAVILDVLERDKQLQKREERRLSQLEKTECDPLRLRFLSGTWFTEERDRRHQRGGVDIVHDSIRQKRRVKDIPLTTVFEKQTDIECKQTAEEDDDGDRDEEEEEEHRRGSETRVPPIPRPRVKTPLQVCVNCEDENDKNSESKVSTHGDVSLVGRGEEEDAEESISEPPPSSLQDTDSISILELDPIRIGSTNSLQYNTTWNGSVTSLMSVGEIGDAVVSGRIQFSLQYHHHKEELVVYVYRCQDLAQARRNRTNPYVKVYLLPDMSSQSKRKTTVKKKTVNPIYNEIFTYKVADIRGRVLSLSVWHTEALRANVFLGAVEAQLNHWDWEKSQPGWHSLQPRFLMDPAMGTTTGTILLSMKFVPSGAEGSGLPPTGELHIWLREAAVISSKHRVPSTFVKSCVLPDENQSSGQRTRVIRRSASPVFNHTMVYDGIHASDLTHICVEMTVWDKHALAAHCLGGVRFSTGAGVSYEQTVLWMDSSEEEQKVWMAVMNNHNRWVETALPLRTDLQPYT, encoded by the exons ATGGAGGTTGAATTGGGGGAGTTGACAGATGAGGAGGCAGCAGTCATCTTGGATGTTTTGGAAAGAGACAAGCAGTTGCAGaagcgggaggagaggagactaag CCAACTGGAGAAGACAGAATGTGACCCTCTGCGCCTGCGCTTTCTCTCGGGCACATGGTTTACTGAGGAGAGGGACAGGCGACACCAGAGAGGTGGAGTGGACATAGTGCATGACTCCATTCGCCAGAAGAGACGTGTCAAAG ACATTCCTCTGACGACTGTTTTTGAGAAGCAGACAGACATTGAATGTAAGCAGACAGctgaagaggatgatgatggtgaccgagatgaggaagaggaagaggagcacagAAGGGG TTCCGAGACCAGGGTGCCTCCCATACCTCGGCCAAGAGTCAAAACACCTCTGCAAGTCTGTGTCAAT TGTGAAGATGAAAATGATAAGAATTCAGAAAGCAAAG TCTCCACACATGGTGATGTGTCTCTAGTAGGAAGAGGTGAGGAAGAAGACGCTGAGGAGAGCATCTCTGAGCCGCCGCCCTCCtcactgcag GACACTGACTCCATCAGCATTTTGGAGCTTGATCCAATCAGAATTGGCTCAACCAACAGTTTGCAGTACAATACTACG TGGAATGGCAGTGTGACAAGTTTGATGAGTGTTGGGGAAATCGGGGATGCGGTTGTGAGTGGACGAATCCAGTTCTCCCTGCAGTACCACCACCACAAGGAGGAGCTTGTAGTGTATGTGTATCGCTGTCAGGATCTTGCGCAAGCCCGCAGAAACCGCACAAACCC GTATGTAAAGGTCTATTTGCTGCCGGATATGTCCAGTCAGAGTAAAAGGAAGACAACTGTGAAGAAGAAAACAGTTAACCCAATCTACAACGAGATCTTCACA TATAAGGTAGCTGACATTAGGGGTCGCGTTTTGTCGCTGTCCGTGTGGCATACCGAGGCCCTGAGGGCCAATGTGTTCCTGGGGGCAGTGGAGGCCCAACTGAACCACTGGGACTGGGAGAAGAGCCAACCCGGCTGGCACTCCCTACAGCCCAGA TTCCTCATGGATCCTGCCATGGGAACTACCACAGGAACCATACTGCTCTCCATGAAGTTCGTGCCATCTGGCGccgaag GCTCTGGCCTGCCCCCTACAGGAGAGTTGCACATCTGGCTTAGGGAAGCTGCGGTCATCTCTTCAAAACACAGAGTTCCCAGCACATTCGTCAAAAG CTGTGTGTTACCAGATGAGAACCAGTCTAGTGGCCAGAGGACTCGCGTGATCAGACGCTCAGCGTCTCCGGTGTTCAACCACACCATGGTGTACGATGGCATCCACGCGTCTGacctcacacacatctgtgtggaGATGACCGTGTGGGACAAGCACGCTCTCGCCGCACACTGTTTGGGAGGAGTGAGGTTCAGCACAGGCGCCG gtgtcagCTATGAGCAGACAGTGCTCTGGATGGACTCATCGGAGGAGGAGCAGAAAGTGTGGATGGCAGTCATGAACAATCACAACCGCTGGGTAGAGACTGCTCTCCCACTAAGAACTGACCTACAGCCCTACACCTGA
- the sytl1 gene encoding synaptotagmin-like protein 1 isoform X2, producing the protein MEVELGELTDEEAAVILDVLERDKQLQKREERRLSQLEKTECDPLRLRFLSGTWFTEERDRRHQRGGVDIVHDSIRQKRRVKDIPLTTVFEKQTDIECKQTAEEDDDGDRDEEEEEEHRRGSETRVPPIPRPRVKTPLQCEDENDKNSESKVSTHGDVSLVGRGEEEDAEESISEPPPSSLQDTDSISILELDPIRIGSTNSLQYNTTWNGSVTSLMSVGEIGDAVVSGRIQFSLQYHHHKEELVVYVYRCQDLAQARRNRTNPYVKVYLLPDMSSQSKRKTTVKKKTVNPIYNEIFTYKVADIRGRVLSLSVWHTEALRANVFLGAVEAQLNHWDWEKSQPGWHSLQPRFLMDPAMGTTTGTILLSMKFVPSGAEGSGLPPTGELHIWLREAAVISSKHRVPSTFVKSCVLPDENQSSGQRTRVIRRSASPVFNHTMVYDGIHASDLTHICVEMTVWDKHALAAHCLGGVRFSTGAGVSYEQTVLWMDSSEEEQKVWMAVMNNHNRWVETALPLRTDLQPYT; encoded by the exons ATGGAGGTTGAATTGGGGGAGTTGACAGATGAGGAGGCAGCAGTCATCTTGGATGTTTTGGAAAGAGACAAGCAGTTGCAGaagcgggaggagaggagactaag CCAACTGGAGAAGACAGAATGTGACCCTCTGCGCCTGCGCTTTCTCTCGGGCACATGGTTTACTGAGGAGAGGGACAGGCGACACCAGAGAGGTGGAGTGGACATAGTGCATGACTCCATTCGCCAGAAGAGACGTGTCAAAG ACATTCCTCTGACGACTGTTTTTGAGAAGCAGACAGACATTGAATGTAAGCAGACAGctgaagaggatgatgatggtgaccgagatgaggaagaggaagaggagcacagAAGGGG TTCCGAGACCAGGGTGCCTCCCATACCTCGGCCAAGAGTCAAAACACCTCTGCAA TGTGAAGATGAAAATGATAAGAATTCAGAAAGCAAAG TCTCCACACATGGTGATGTGTCTCTAGTAGGAAGAGGTGAGGAAGAAGACGCTGAGGAGAGCATCTCTGAGCCGCCGCCCTCCtcactgcag GACACTGACTCCATCAGCATTTTGGAGCTTGATCCAATCAGAATTGGCTCAACCAACAGTTTGCAGTACAATACTACG TGGAATGGCAGTGTGACAAGTTTGATGAGTGTTGGGGAAATCGGGGATGCGGTTGTGAGTGGACGAATCCAGTTCTCCCTGCAGTACCACCACCACAAGGAGGAGCTTGTAGTGTATGTGTATCGCTGTCAGGATCTTGCGCAAGCCCGCAGAAACCGCACAAACCC GTATGTAAAGGTCTATTTGCTGCCGGATATGTCCAGTCAGAGTAAAAGGAAGACAACTGTGAAGAAGAAAACAGTTAACCCAATCTACAACGAGATCTTCACA TATAAGGTAGCTGACATTAGGGGTCGCGTTTTGTCGCTGTCCGTGTGGCATACCGAGGCCCTGAGGGCCAATGTGTTCCTGGGGGCAGTGGAGGCCCAACTGAACCACTGGGACTGGGAGAAGAGCCAACCCGGCTGGCACTCCCTACAGCCCAGA TTCCTCATGGATCCTGCCATGGGAACTACCACAGGAACCATACTGCTCTCCATGAAGTTCGTGCCATCTGGCGccgaag GCTCTGGCCTGCCCCCTACAGGAGAGTTGCACATCTGGCTTAGGGAAGCTGCGGTCATCTCTTCAAAACACAGAGTTCCCAGCACATTCGTCAAAAG CTGTGTGTTACCAGATGAGAACCAGTCTAGTGGCCAGAGGACTCGCGTGATCAGACGCTCAGCGTCTCCGGTGTTCAACCACACCATGGTGTACGATGGCATCCACGCGTCTGacctcacacacatctgtgtggaGATGACCGTGTGGGACAAGCACGCTCTCGCCGCACACTGTTTGGGAGGAGTGAGGTTCAGCACAGGCGCCG gtgtcagCTATGAGCAGACAGTGCTCTGGATGGACTCATCGGAGGAGGAGCAGAAAGTGTGGATGGCAGTCATGAACAATCACAACCGCTGGGTAGAGACTGCTCTCCCACTAAGAACTGACCTACAGCCCTACACCTGA